The sequence CTCGAGCATCAGAAGGTTGCGCTCGAGCGCGCGACCGAGGCGCTGGACCAGATCAGGCCGGGAGCCTCGCGCGATATGGCGTCGGCGATGCAGCGCGATCCCGGCTTGCTGCGCGAGGCGGCGGCGGGGCGCAGCGGCCCGATGGTCGCGGCGATGGCGCAGGAGGCGCGCGTGCGGGCCGATCCTAACCTGCGCGCCGATCGGTTCGTGGAGCGCTGGCAGGGGCTGAAACAGGAGCGCGACCGCCTTTATCGCGCCGGCGACATGGCGGGGCGCGAGAAGGCGGGCAAGGAAATGGCGGGCATGGCGAAAAGCCTTGAGCGCGACCCCCAGGTGGAATCGATCCTGCGCGACCGCACCCGCGAGCTGGGGCTTGAAATGGGCATGAATCGCAGCCGTGACATGGGCCGGGGCGATTTGGGCCGCCAGTTGACGCAGGATTTGGGGATTGGCCGTGATCGCGGCCTTAGTCGATAGGACGGGCCGGTAAGGAGAAAAGAACGATGGATGAGGATAGCCAGGAGCGCAACGACCCGGCGCTGGCGTTCGAGCGATTGCGTGGCGAGGTGTCGTTGCTACGCCATGCGGTCGAGGCGCTGACCAGGGCGCGCGAGTCCATCGACATTCCCGATTACGAGCCGACGCTTGAGCGCACCGAAAAGGTGCTGGGTATCCTGGCGCAGCAGATCGACGGTGTGCGGAAAAGCCCCGCCATGACGCTCACCCCGGAGAATATGGGAGGCCGTTTAAACGCCTCCGTCGCAGAGGCCACCCGCGAACTGCGGGATCAGGTCCAATCCGCGAAATCGGCCTTGTCGTCCGCGACCTTCGACCTGCAAAACATGGTCGCGTCCGCGCGGCGCGGCGACGAACAAAATCGCTGGCTGTATATCGCCGGTGGCGGCGGCCTGGCGCTGGGGCTGTTGCTCTATGCGGTCCTCGCCGACCCCATCGCCCGCGTGACCCCGGATAG is a genomic window of Sphingobium amiense containing:
- a CDS encoding DUF6118 family protein; protein product: MDEDSQERNDPALAFERLRGEVSLLRHAVEALTRARESIDIPDYEPTLERTEKVLGILAQQIDGVRKSPAMTLTPENMGGRLNASVAEATRELRDQVQSAKSALSSATFDLQNMVASARRGDEQNRWLYIAGGGGLALGLLLYAVLADPIARVTPDSWRWPERMATRTLGEPSLWDAGQRLMQTAAPESWGLIVAASPLADGNREAVQACREQAEKAKKPVRCTIEVKPQKF